Genomic DNA from Accipiter gentilis chromosome 9, bAccGen1.1, whole genome shotgun sequence:
taccaaccaaccaaacacgtCCGTCAATCAGAATCCCCACAGCTAAAGAATAAATGCCCAGGGGTGGTCCCAGGGGTGATTTTTAGCACTTTGACACAGCCTATGAACCATATTACATGTCTTCTCTAGGGTCGGGTCCCCAGCAGGATTTATTTCTGCGTCAAGGAAGATTACAGCTAATAGGATTTGCTTCTTGGAGGCTGTTGGCATGTTTGGTGCAAACCCTGCACAGTGCTTTCTTAAAGGAGAATATGGACCctatttgtcatatttttcttcttcttctggcCTTCCACAAGATAAACCCATCTGTTTCATCTTGTGTCACAGGATGCTCTTGTTCTCAAGACAGCTTTGGAAGGTAAGAATGCTCATTACCCTAGTTGTAGCACCAGCAAAGCAGCTCACAGGGTCCCAGTACATATTTGCTGATGATGTGAGCACCAAAACCAAGCAGATGGCTGCATGATATGCCTCCTCTAATACTTGAATAGTACTAGCCTGAGCATAGAATGCCATTTCTCTTATTTCCCTGAGATACGTAGTTGCATACATAGCAATTTTTATGATATCTTAATTGTATTCTTTGTGGGAAAATGGCTGTAAAACCCAGGGAAGGATGGCTGTATGGCTTACGTGTGCCCTGCATACAACACCTTATAATTATTCAAGTGCTTGTAGATCTATATAGGGAACTGGTTTGTTAGCCATGAACATAGTGTGTGACCTGGAGAATTTTCTGGTTTCCTCCTTAGGAGTTTGCTCTGCATGTCTGCACTGCTGAGACAGATCCCAGCAAACATCCCTCAGGACATCCGGAAAATTAGAATAGAAAATTCTCACCTAACAGAATTGCCTCGTGGGTCTTTTGAGAATGTTAGTGCCTTGGAGTATCTCTGGCTCAATTTTAACAACATCACTGTGATGCACATCAAGAGCCTAGAATATCTGCCAGCTCTGAAGGAGCTGCGCTTGCAAGGGAACAAATTAAGTTCAGTGCCATGGACAGCATTTCAAGACACCCCGGCTCTGAAAATCCTGGATCTGAAGCACAACCGGCTGGATGTCCTTCCAGAACACGCGCTCCGCTATCTGCCCAACCTGACCTATTTAGATCTATCCTCAAATCAGCTTACTGTCATATCCAGGGATGTCTTCTACAACTGGCCCGTCTACCAGAGAAGCCAGAGGGCGGAGGGGCAGATAGAAGCTATTTCCAATGCCGTCCTGGCCCTTCATGACAACCCCTGGATTTGCGACTGTCGCCTGCGGGGATTTGTCCAGTTTATCAAGTCGGTTGGCCCACCTATTATTCTGATGAATTCCTATTTAACTTGCTCAAGCCCAAAATTCAGGGCAGGGAAGTTTTTTCATGAAGTGGAGCTCAACAGCTGCATGAAGCCCCTGACCTCAGCCCTTGACACCAACCTGACAGTCCCGGTGGGGCTGAACGTCACTCTGACCTGCTTTGTGCAAGCCAGCCCTTCCCCGGCTGTCTGGTGGACCTATGCGCTCAAACTTTTAAGGGCATTTAatggtaagaaaagctttttcttctttttttttttttttcattaaaaatttatgTTCTGCTATTCTACTTACATAGGCCTTCAGGCCGTCACAGTCACCACACCATCTCTCAGCCCCTTTAGAGCATCACAGTTATTGTGGTGGCAATAATCCAAATAATCTTAATCACTCTATGTGTCTAAGCATGCCTGACCCATATGAGAAGAGCTGCTTCAAGCAGGATATCAGTCAAAGGTGATGGCCCCATTTTTACACAATTATTTTATGTGTGGATATTTAGCTCTTTCATCATGACGCATGATGTGCAAGAACTAGTAATAATACGTCAGTCATACACCTATAATAAATATGTCATTATCTAGACACGCAGGCATAGTTACACTATATATTAtataatacacacatatatgcacacacagtcTATATAATTATATTTGTACGTACATGTGTGTTTGTAGGagtgcgcgcgcgcgcacacacacacacacacagagttgtATGTTTCTGTACTATTCCCATATGTTCTTTCAAGAAATACCCACACAAACCAGAAAACCCTGCAGCCCTGTTGCCTGTCTGTGTCCATTCATGTTCTACAAGCAAAACAGAGCTTGTCATTCTCCATAAGCCTTGCTTATTTACGTTTCTAATATGAGGCCTTTCCCTCCCCATCCAGCTTGGCTCTTACATGCTCTCCctcacatttatttttactgagaGCCTTCAATAGCACAAATTGCTATTTTCATCAGGTAAGCTAATAATGCATGCAGTCACCGCACAGGTTACGTGTGTTCCTAATAAGGCAGCTAGCTAAATAAGATAGCATTAGCCCTTAATCCTGGACTGATATTTGCTTTACTTGCAGTGTTGTAGCAGCACTTGTGCATCTTTCCACAAGCACATACTGAATTAATTACACACAGGCTTTTCCCGACCACAGCCACGCAGTCCTGTTTGGATAGACGACAGGGTGTTTCATACTGTTCTTAAAGCTGCATCTCACTTCCAGCCCAACACCTCCTGGCTCTACACACCTCTTTTTGGCCCGAGCCTCTTGAGACCGACGTTTTTCTGTACTCCATCCTAATGGAGGACGGAGCGCACGTCCAAAATGCAGCTGTGCCTCCTGCGCCTCAGTGGCTGGCTCTCCCTGCCTTGCCCTGACCTGAGCATGCTGACGGCACATGGGCGGCTTGGCCTTTGCCCGCGGCAGCCTCCCCAGCGACTTGCACTGGGCTGGGGGGTCGAACGCACTCCCTCTCTCCCATGCTCGGGTGTCCCAGTGCGTTTATCGCCTTTTGGCCCGGATAACGCTTTGCTGATGAGCTCTGTGGGGTTCGGTGCGCTCCTGCGTCCCTCTTCTGCTTTCCCTGGGCAGGGCAGGTCCTGCCTGGCCTCCATCCCACACCAGAGTGGTCTTGGGGCTGCCCCAAGGGCATGGTGGCTCCCTGCCTtcaggggcaggagggggccgCCGCCTGCTGacacaactcccctctccccgcagTGTCCACCGAGCCTGTCGGCGAGGAGACCATCCGCTCAGAGCTGCTGATCCCGGCCGCACGGCCAGCGGACGCCGGCAATTACACCTGCACGGCAGCCAACTTCTTGGGCAACACCTCGGTGGCCATCACCCTCCGTGTGGGGTCCCCGTGGGTGTCCACCACGCCCCTGGGCTGGGCCCCCATCGCCCCTGCCGAGCCAGGCGCCCACGTAGAAGTGCGCATCGCCAAGCAGACCGTCTACGGCATCACCCTGGAGTGGTttgcggcggcagcggcggcggcggaccCGGGGGAGACCTGGTACACCCTCCTGGTGGGCCGCTACGACGCCGCCCAGAAGGACGCCATCTACATCGGTCCCGGCGTCAACACCTACTCGGTGACCGACCTGCTGCCCGCCACCAAGTACGAGGTCTGCGTGGCCGTGCGCAACCAGGCGCCCCGCAAGGGCCAGTGCGTCGTCTTCGTCACGGGCAGCGACGTCAGCCAGCTGGAGCAGCGCGAGAAGCTCATCCACATCGTGGTCATCGTCTGCGCCATGGTGCTGGCCGTGCCCGCAGGCATGTACGCCTGCACCGCCGAGGCCCGTCCCGGCTGCCTGGCTCGCTGCCCCGGCgcctgcccccgccgccgccacgggGGCCAGGCGCAGGCTGCCGGCAGCAAGGAGAGCACGCTGGACAGCCTGCCCGCCGGCAGCGAGGACGGCCTTTGCCGCCCTGAGGGCGGCCGTGGCGCCCGGCGGCCTCCGGCCCGCGAGGAGCCTGGCAAGACCCGGCCATCCCACCGGAACAGCGCCGACCTCTACTagcccggccccccgcccgccccgcaaAGGCGGCCGCAGCGGCACGTTGTACGGACGACCTCGAACCTCAGCGCACGGTGGTCTTCTTGGGCGACCACGCGAGGAAGGCTCTGCGCTGCAAGGACTTGGCGTGCGACTGGGGTTCACAGCAGGCTTGGGGAGCCCCGGGAATGGGGGTACCCAGGGTGCGTGGCTGTGCCCCCGCAACTCCGGGCTGCCGCTGCAGCACTGTCGCGGAGCGACGCACGCGGACACGCAAGAAAACAAGCattaacaaaaaacccaccccaacagCAATAGCGATGCGCGTGGCAAAAGGCCTAAGGCCTCCCCTTGCTCACTTGCGCGGGCGagtctttctgtctttttcccaGCTGGGGGGTTGGTGGGAGGGTTGTCTGCGGCTCTGCCCTGTGCTGGTGCCGGTTTCTCCGGTGTGCTGCCTCACAGAAACAGGACGggggagccagggcagggctgcgcTCATAACCAGCAACAAAAAGTAGGGAAGGAGTGGGTCAACGTGATGGAGCTCTTGTGTTCCACTtggagaaacacttttttttgatCAGGGGTGTTgggtgttggttttggggggtgtgtgtgtgtttgtttgattggtttggtttgctttgttattttgtttccttACCCCTCCATAGGGTTTACACAGCCCTAAGAGGTTTACAGCTTCTATTGTACCACAACCAGGAAAACGTGAGGGCTTACTGAACACCAGCATAAGATAGCCGCAgcacagggtttgggttttttttgagttgttttcggtttttgctttttttcactagGGAGAAGGGGAGAGCCTTTTACTTGTGTCCAAACATATCTTAGAGGTCCATTTtagcacgcatgcacacacagacacatatataCCTAACGCCTCTTGCTACACAAGTGGTGTGTTGatatattctttttaaagttaaGAACAAGAGCTggtgaaaaaaatgaacagtattTGTTTTGCAGGCAAACACTCAACTGCTGTTTCCTCTTCCACCTTCCCCACCACTTGTCTGCTTTTCCCCAGGACGGCACTGTGACTGCGGGCTGATGTGGTGGGTGACAGGGACGCTCAGCCTGAGCCAGGCTGGCAGGACAAGTGGCCGGCGGCAGAGAGGGTGGTGGAGCCAGGGTTTGGGAGCCGAAGGTGTGAACTGGGCACCTTCCCCAAATGCAGATGGGCTGCCTGCCCATCCTGCTGCTTTGAAACCAAAGCTTGCCTCCTTTCTAGAGGCAACGTAccccaaatatgcatgtaaaaggaacCGGTCCCTGCTTGCGGAGCAGCTCACGCTGCATTTCTCGGGGGTCTGAGGACAtgtgacttatttttttcttttctggcctCATGCTTTCCAGCACAACCAAAGCACATGGCCAAGAGACCCGCAGCCCTTGTCATTTGTGTTGTTATAGACCACCTCAAAAAGTTAAAAACTAGAGTAGAAACCTCAGCTGTAAGCAGAGATAAAGTTTAATGTGAGCTTCACTATGTGGTACTTTGGCTTTCtagttgtattttgttttttgtggtgtgttttccACGCTGCCTCTCCTCAAGCCCCACATTTCCTCCCCCAGCACCTCTTTCTGCTGTAACTTACTGCACAGCTTTTGAACAGAGACCTGTTTGGTCAATGCTGACTCTCGGTGTTAGACTCCACGGGACTTCCTAGTCTTGTCAGTTGTTTAGTGTCAAAATAATAAACACGATGGATTTTCAGAATACCAGACGTCCTCTGCTTCATTTCTATTCTTTTACCGTTACAAATTGCAAAGAAACCTGAATGCTAAGGAGCTCCGGGGTTCGGCTGCAGGGACAGAGGAGGCTGGGTGGTTGCAGCATGCGTGACGGGGGTCTGGAGTGGTGAGGAAGGGGCAGAAGCAGCCAGCCAAGTGGGGAGACAACCTTGTCCTGGAGAAACCCCCGGGGAGATGGTGCATACGGGGTCAGGCATGAGCTGATGCTGGTTGAGGGCCAGCACGGGGCCATGTACGAGGGGGTGTAACAAACGAACCATTGCCTGTAGCGACTGGCCGCCGCTCACCCCAGTCAACACGGAGGAACAACGGCAAACTGTAGAGACTGTAGAGAGAGATGCTGAATCATAGCAAGGAAACAGCCAGGGACAGACAACACGTCCCGTCACCACGTGTAGGAAGCTCATAATAAATCGTGTACACAGTGAGCACTGGCATCAAACTAAACCTGCTGTCCCACAAGGAGCCTTCCTGCCCCCGGGGCCATgctgcagcaggctgcagagcacaACGGGCACTCGGCCAGGGGCTCGTCTCTGACCCTGCCCATCCGCCGTGCTCCACAGCATCCCGCTTCTTGCCTCCTCTCCTTCCAGGCTGGTGTTGCCCCAAACCGACACGGTCCCTCTCCTGACTCGCGGTCTGAAAAACGAGCCATTTGGTCATCCTAGGAAGCTGTCTGGCTGCCTGTGCCCGTGCGGTCACATAACAAGCAATGACAAGGCATCGTTGCCAGCAGAACAACATCATGCACAGAAACaccttttacaggtttttttttaatttattaaaaaaacaccccTGAAGTTGAAATACAGAGTAACCGGAAAAAAGTCTCACAGCATAGTAATAAAACATCTTTATTCCCTCTTAAATATAATCTCTAAGACTATAAGCCTATAACTCCTGTTAAATCTCACTTAATTGAATGGTCTTTAAAGGCTTTCCTCATTGGACAATGAACATTGAATACTGGCTTCAACACAACAGCGGGAAAACAGTAGTACAGGAAATAAATCACAGACTCTTGGTACCTCGGGAAACGTTGCAGAACTTGGTGGAGACGCAACCAGCAGAAGATGCGTGCTTGTGCAGGGCAGCAGGATTGGGGCCGGGGGCTGCACGTCCCCTCCCTCCCACCGGCTCACAGCTGAACGACAAGGATGACGTGACCGCACACAGCGCAAGAGCCTGGGCCTCATGCCACGCGGCCCCAGGAGGAGGAATAAGCAAGAAAACAGTGGAGGAAATGAGAGAGGCGGAGAGGCTCTgggagcagtgctgctgccacGGCCCCCAGCTGGGACCCTGCTGCACCTTTTGGCTACAGCCCCTGGCTCAGCCCATGGGTGACATGAGCCATGGTCACCCTCTGGCTTCTAGGTGTCTTGAACTGAAGTTCAAAATTACGGGATTTTCCCTGTAAGTGGGTAACTTGTTATTCAACCAGCTATCCCCTACTCTGAAGAAGTCCTGGTGCAAACAAAGGGAATTACACCAGCTAATGGGGTGAGAGAAGAGGAGCCCCTGAGGGCCAGGTCTGCTGATCCAGCTGAAATGACAGCTGGATAAGAGTCTCGTGAATTAACACAGTGTCCTGTCCTGTAGGGTTTGCTCCCCATCTTGATGTTCACGGTGCTGAGCCATGGGAGCCCAGCTGCCCTGTGGGGCCAGGGCTCAGGCAGAGGGTGCAgggtgctgctccccagccagcctgGTGCATGCTGCCTTCTCCCCAAGGGATGGGAAACAGCCAGGCCCAGCTGAAAAACATCTCTTCAGAAACAAACATGAGGGAGAAACTGTGGGGTAGATccagtgaaaaaagtgctctgcCTTTGGTGCCTTTTTACTGTcatgtaacaggaaaaaaaggtgtcagatgccgccccccccccccgcccccttaaCTGTTGCATAATTCACTCAAAAATACTGATAGGACAAACAAGAATATTTTATGGAAACCTCCTTTTGCACTCACCAGTCCCTGGAGTAAGCCAGGAAAGGTGATGAAATACATTCCCCGACACCTCCTGCTAGCAGTGCACAAAACCAAATGATCTTTCCAGACACTTCCCTGATGGACATATGCGACTTTACAGCACTTGTCTGTATTTTTCACTTATCATTTTTCTCTCGGTTTTACCTTGTCTTCCCTGCTGCTTTAATCATGTCCTTCTCCTGCTGGCCTCTCCCTCATGAGGGGACGCGGTGTCAGAAGGAGTGAGCGCTGCTATTGAACTGCGCTCAAATCTTTCCCCAGCTGGTCTAGGGAAGGCTGAGGTGGCCCTCCCGTCCCCTGATGAGCAAGCAAGTCCAGGGCAGAAGCAAAAGCGCAGCATCATGTCAACGTACTCTGGCAAAATCCGGCATAAGCTGCAGGAAAATGATGAACTTCTCCAAGCCTGCCCCCTTACCTTTTGGAAATGAAGGTACTCGGGCCATGAGCACATCGCTCCGCCAGCTGTTGCAAAGCATGTGGTGCCCTGAGGACAGCGAGTACCAGCTACGTGCTACCCTCCTGCAGCGCGCAGTGTCGCTGATGTAGGAGACTTGCACGTCGGtgctggtgccacagccaggccAACATCTTCAATAAGCGGGTCTGGGATTTCAAGTGACGTTCTTTTGGACACCTCAAATCCACCTGCCAGACCAGGTCAGAAGTGGCATCGTCCGGTGCCTTGGCTGCAGAACGTCTTGGTTGAAAACCAGGACTCTGGGTAGGGACCTCCAAAACCAGGGCAACCTGAATCCCCCTTCGCCTGGGGAGATGGTGGCCGGTGTGAGGGTACTCGGCAGCCCGGTCAgacagctgcagggagggagcagcaCTGGGACACGAGCCGAAGGGACTGCAGTCGCAACTGGACACGGGCTGCAGAGTCTGCTATGGGTGGGGTGACTCCGTAGCGTGTAATACTTGCAGAAGGTGAGGGGTGGCTATCACAGCAAGAAGCTGCTGTCAGTTCACAGGGTGCTGACGGACACGGGGAAGACCACGGCACATAAATACATCCATGCACAGCCATGATCCGCAGTCTCTGGGGGCTGCCAAGAGCACCTAGATGTGGGGCTCACTGATAGCTGCGTTCCTCTCCTCAAACTTCATTTTGAGCTCTGACACGAGGGCATTGTGGGCGCTGCCATGACCTCTCTTCTTCAGCTGCTTGTTTATAAACTTGGGCGTGAGGGAGCCGGACACGGTTGACACCCGCCACCCTGGGGCGTCCCCCCTGGGAGccagggcggggggcggcgggggcagggggGCGGTCGGTGGCACGGGGGCAACCTGgatgttgttgttgctgttctcaTTTTGGAGGCTCTTGGCATCATCCTCAACAACAAACTTCTCCGCAGCATTGCTGGGCCTCTTGAACTTCAGCCACTCCATCCTGACTGTCCGGGACTGGGGGGTCTGTCTCTTTTTTATGATCCTTCTTACCGGCATGATTTTGTTGGACCGCTTATTGCGCCAGAACATGGCAGTAGAGATCATGATAGTTATCAGCACCATTATGCCCATGACACCAGCTAGCACTCCTAAGGCTTTCATGGGGTTATCTTTAGTTTGCATCAAAAAGGCGGCCATAGGCCCTTTGTGAAGAGTCTGTAAAAGAGTACAAAGAAAACACGTGACTTACTCTATGGGACAGACAGTGACCCAGAAATTTCATTTGTCCAAAATATGTAACAAGCAGGGGCTGACTAATGGGAAttgtctctaaaaaaaaaaaaagagagtcaaAGAGCCAGTCCAAGTTTGGAGAATTTAGATGGAGCAGGAGACTGGGCAAGCATTACTGTACTGTGAGATGGATGACTGTCGAACACAAAAGCTTACAGGAGTATTACCACCAAATTAGGACAGATTCCTGCATGTCACCATAGTGTTTGTTTAACTTGCAAGAACCGAGCAAGAAAATAATTGGCTCCAGGATCTGCAGCTGTATTGTTGTACTACACTTCAGAGTTAATTTCCTAGGAATAATAGTGTTGAACACAAACAGAAGTTTATGAGTAGAAAATGATCTTTCAAAAACAGTTGCAGGTGATATGGTGATGCAGTTTATAGGACTATTACTGAGCATTGAAAATATTATGAGAAAACTTCACTTTATAAAATTACAGTATACAAATGAGTAGTTAGCAGGTATGTGCTGCATTCTGTTTTCAAGTACTCTTTTACAGACATAACAAAACTCTTTGAGGTAGGGAAGATGAGTAGAGCTAAAGAgctttgcttttagaaataaaagaaaaaaaagcaataacatGAGCTACATATGGCATATTAAGGACAAATGAATGGCCAGTTCACTTTGTAGCTTAGCACACTGTGCGTCTCGGAGGTCCCCGTATGATTTTGCGGATTTTGCCCTGCGGGTGGAGCCTGGATCTTTTCACACTTTTCCAGTACATGATGGTGGAGATCACCATTGTTACAGAAATGGTGGAAAGGACGCCACTCATGCATATTCCAAATATTGTCCATGGACGCTTCTTGAGGCCTAAAATATAGGATTTTACCCTGGACTTGATCTGGAAATATCAAAAATAAGAGAAATGATCAACCCTCACATGGTTATATTTGAAAGAGGCCAGGATCTATTATAAATACAGTTCGGGAACTAGGGTGAAATGTGTACAGGATAGAGAGCGTATACAATAAAGGGAGCTAAGTGTTGAACTAGGCACAGAAGAGGAGACGCAGTGACATTGAACTGAATCCAGAAACACTAAAAGAAGTTAGGAAGCACATATAAACACTTGGCTGACCAGGAAATAAAAGGTAGCAGTGTGGCACATAGATCACCGTTATTCATGGCATGGACTACTTTTCCAAGAGAAGTTCATAATGAATACAAGCTCCTGCAACGGTATCTGGACAGACAGTAGTGTTGTGCAAGGCCAGGAGATCCTTCAGAAATGGCACACTGGCAAGCAAGTTTCTTTACCAAGAGCTGGTCATAAAGCTATGTGCAGCTGCGGAGAGACAGGGCTACCCACTATGCCCCACTCCTCTGGCCTCGACCCCAGGAGGGAATCATCACCCAAACTTTGCATGTCTAGTAACAGGTTATCTGCATTGTAGTTAGCAGTCTTAAGCTCCCAGCTTTTAGTCAATGGGGAGAAAAGGACACCTCCAGAGTAGTAGTCACCACATGCTAAAATAGGCGTCAAAGACAGTGAGTATAAGGAGAGCCTTGTGACTAGCTTGGACTTGAACCTCTGATTTTTAGACATTTAAAGTGAGATTAGATGGATTTCCCTGTATGACTCTAAATTGGACACTCATCTCTTTATACTCCCCAGTCTGCGGAGGGAGGTGACTAAGAGTATCCCCAAAGGATGCTTCAGAGTGCCTCTTGTCATGTGTTACACAGctgtactatttatttttaaatcgaGATCCTAAACTTAGGGAATGTAAATTCATTAATAAACACCCTTCTTCACTTCACTTCTGCATTTTCACAGCCTACCTCAAACACATTATCCAAGCCCTCTCTTCCCCTACCCTGAATGTTTCTTGTTGCCAAAGAGAAATGGGTGAAGAAATGC
This window encodes:
- the LRIT2 gene encoding leucine-rich repeat, immunoglobulin-like domain and transmembrane domain-containing protein 2, which encodes MDPICHIFLLLLAFHKINPSVSSCVTGCSCSQDSFGRSLLCMSALLRQIPANIPQDIRKIRIENSHLTELPRGSFENVSALEYLWLNFNNITVMHIKSLEYLPALKELRLQGNKLSSVPWTAFQDTPALKILDLKHNRLDVLPEHALRYLPNLTYLDLSSNQLTVISRDVFYNWPVYQRSQRAEGQIEAISNAVLALHDNPWICDCRLRGFVQFIKSVGPPIILMNSYLTCSSPKFRAGKFFHEVELNSCMKPLTSALDTNLTVPVGLNVTLTCFVQASPSPAVWWTYALKLLRAFNVSTEPVGEETIRSELLIPAARPADAGNYTCTAANFLGNTSVAITLRVGSPWVSTTPLGWAPIAPAEPGAHVEVRIAKQTVYGITLEWFAAAAAAADPGETWYTLLVGRYDAAQKDAIYIGPGVNTYSVTDLLPATKYEVCVAVRNQAPRKGQCVVFVTGSDVSQLEQREKLIHIVVIVCAMVLAVPAGMYACTAEARPGCLARCPGACPRRRHGGQAQAAGSKESTLDSLPAGSEDGLCRPEGGRGARRPPAREEPGKTRPSHRNSADLY